From the Rhodococcus sp. NBC_00297 genome, one window contains:
- a CDS encoding CYTH and CHAD domain-containing protein, with product MSSGGADAHTEIEAKFDVGMDTPVPELTGAKSIVSASAPELTHPVSTYFDTPDLDLARRRITVRRRTGSSDAGWHIKMPVSSDERLELRSPLSAGGNTARVPAEVADRVTAHVRGKPLVPVASIETRRIVTVVATKRHQTAAELCDDTVTARNLLDDTTVRWREWEVELIDGDRRTLEKVSTYLLSHGADPGSSPSKLARALGSRLADLRTGDATPDGTAGSALLAALATDVSALLAADPRVRENDDDAVHAMRVATRRLRSVLRSYRDLLDRPSVDAVRSELSWLADILGTARDAEVLAARYDASLSALPSDAVRGPVVETLVGTQRRLYTLAHEEIVRELSGERYFALLDALDALLAAPTVGPSDGRADEVFRKVLRGQYRTIARAEAHAAALTGDERAEALHDVRKNAKKLRYAAEAAAGALSDGTVRTTAADVAKAAKKVQSVLGEVQDSAVSRATILTEAASAAERGEDTFTFGVLYANEGHDSADALEPLPRAWTKLRRRAASLG from the coding sequence ATGAGTTCAGGTGGTGCGGACGCGCACACGGAGATCGAGGCCAAGTTCGACGTCGGCATGGACACGCCGGTTCCCGAGCTCACGGGGGCGAAGTCGATCGTGTCCGCGTCCGCGCCGGAGCTGACACACCCGGTCTCCACGTACTTCGACACCCCGGATCTCGACCTGGCGCGTCGACGCATCACGGTGCGTCGACGGACCGGAAGCTCCGACGCGGGATGGCACATCAAGATGCCCGTCTCGTCCGACGAGCGTCTCGAGCTGCGGAGCCCGCTGTCCGCGGGCGGCAACACCGCTCGCGTGCCGGCCGAGGTCGCCGATCGTGTGACGGCGCACGTGCGAGGCAAACCGCTCGTGCCCGTCGCGAGCATCGAGACCCGCCGCATCGTCACCGTCGTGGCCACGAAGCGGCACCAGACCGCCGCGGAGCTGTGCGACGACACCGTCACCGCCCGGAACCTGTTGGACGACACCACTGTTCGCTGGCGTGAATGGGAGGTGGAGCTGATCGACGGTGACCGCCGCACCCTGGAGAAGGTGAGCACCTACCTGCTCTCCCACGGCGCCGACCCCGGTTCCTCACCGTCGAAGCTCGCACGGGCGCTCGGATCCCGCCTGGCGGATCTCCGGACCGGCGATGCCACGCCCGACGGCACCGCCGGGTCCGCGCTGCTCGCCGCCCTGGCCACCGACGTGTCCGCTCTCCTCGCGGCGGATCCGCGCGTGCGGGAGAACGACGACGACGCGGTGCACGCCATGCGCGTTGCAACGCGGCGACTGCGCAGCGTGCTGCGGTCCTACCGCGACCTGCTCGACCGACCGTCCGTCGACGCGGTCCGTAGCGAACTGTCCTGGCTCGCCGACATTCTCGGCACCGCTCGCGACGCCGAGGTGCTGGCGGCCCGCTACGACGCGTCGCTCTCGGCGCTGCCGTCCGACGCTGTGCGCGGTCCCGTGGTCGAGACCCTCGTCGGCACCCAGCGACGGTTGTACACGCTCGCGCACGAGGAGATCGTGCGGGAGTTGAGCGGCGAGCGCTACTTCGCCCTGCTCGACGCGCTCGATGCACTACTGGCAGCACCCACCGTCGGTCCGTCGGACGGCCGCGCGGACGAAGTCTTCCGGAAGGTGCTCCGTGGCCAGTACCGCACGATCGCCCGAGCCGAGGCTCACGCGGCCGCGCTCACCGGCGACGAGCGTGCCGAGGCTCTGCACGACGTGCGCAAGAACGCCAAGAAGCTGCGCTACGCGGCCGAGGCAGCGGCGGGCGCACTCTCGGACGGAACAGTACGAACGACGGCCGCCGACGTCGCGAAGGCCGCGAAGAAGGTGCAGTCCGTCCTCGGCGAGGTCCAGGACAGTGCGGTGTCGCGCGCCACGATCCTGACCGAGGCCGCCTCCGCGGCCGAGCGAGGCGAGGACACCTTCACCTTCGGTGTCCTGTACGCGAACGAGGGACACGACAGCGCGGACGCACTCGAGCCGCTCCCCCGCGCGTGGACGAAGCTGCGGCGCCGCGCAGCCTCCCTCGGCTGA
- the pip gene encoding prolyl aminopeptidase, translated as MTARRSLYPELDPHDSGMLDVGDGQHLHFEVSGNPDGTPVVFVHGGPGGGTGPDQRRYFDPEAYRIVLFDQRGCGRSTPHVADGADLSVNTTGHSIADMEVLREHLGIDTWSVFGGSWGSTLSLAYAQAHPHRVTSLVLRGIFLLRESEIDWYYRGGAGHLFPELWEKFLAPIPAAERDGDPVEIYHRLLHSSDPETALNAAVAWSTWEGATSTLLPKPERVEQNSEARFALAFSRIENHYFVHQGFLEQNQLLANMDSIAHIPGVIVQGRYDVVCPATSAWDLHRSWPSSTLHIVDDAGHSAAEPGIIHHLVEATDSFRR; from the coding sequence ATGACGGCGCGCCGGTCCCTCTACCCCGAACTCGACCCGCACGACTCGGGGATGCTCGATGTCGGCGACGGGCAGCACCTCCACTTCGAGGTCAGCGGCAACCCCGACGGCACTCCGGTGGTGTTCGTGCACGGCGGACCGGGCGGCGGCACGGGTCCCGATCAGCGTCGCTACTTCGATCCCGAGGCCTACCGGATCGTGCTGTTCGACCAGCGCGGGTGCGGTCGGTCCACGCCGCACGTCGCCGACGGCGCCGATCTCTCCGTCAACACCACCGGACACTCCATCGCCGACATGGAGGTCCTGCGTGAGCATCTCGGCATCGACACGTGGTCGGTGTTCGGCGGGTCGTGGGGATCGACGTTGTCGCTCGCGTACGCCCAGGCGCATCCGCACCGCGTCACGTCACTGGTGCTGCGCGGCATCTTCCTGCTGCGTGAGTCGGAGATCGACTGGTACTACCGCGGCGGCGCGGGACACCTCTTCCCCGAACTGTGGGAGAAGTTCCTCGCCCCGATCCCGGCGGCGGAGCGCGACGGCGACCCCGTGGAGATCTACCACCGACTCCTTCACTCGTCCGACCCGGAGACCGCGCTGAACGCGGCGGTCGCCTGGTCCACGTGGGAGGGCGCCACCAGCACCCTGCTCCCGAAACCGGAACGCGTGGAGCAGAACTCCGAGGCACGGTTCGCACTCGCGTTCTCGCGCATCGAGAATCACTACTTCGTGCACCAGGGGTTCCTGGAACAGAATCAGTTGCTGGCGAACATGGACTCCATCGCCCACATCCCCGGTGTCATCGTGCAGGGCCGTTACGACGTGGTGTGCCCGGCCACGAGCGCCTGGGATCTGCATCGATCCTGGCCGTCGTCGACACTCCACATCGTCGACGACGCCGGGCACTCCGCCGCGGAACCGGGAATCATCCATCACCTCGTCGAAGCGACGGACTCCTTCCGCCGCTGA
- the panB gene encoding 3-methyl-2-oxobutanoate hydroxymethyltransferase, whose translation MSAAETPLYGSAPTGRKTRTHHLQAMKASGDRWSMLTAYDYSSARIFEEAGIPVLLVGDSAANVVYGYDTTVHIDIAELIPLVRGVVRGAPNALVVADLPFGTYEISPQQAVETAVRFMREGQANAVKLEGGERVAPQIAAITAAGIPVMAHIGFTPQSVNGLGGFRVQGRGDASEQLVADAIAVQEAGAFAVVMEMVPADLAGQVTRKLTIPTVGIGAGPECDAQVLVWQDMAGFTSGRTAKFVKRFGDVGDQLRAAASTYAAEVRSGAFPAQEHSF comes from the coding sequence ATGTCTGCTGCTGAGACCCCGCTGTACGGATCCGCACCCACGGGCCGCAAGACCCGCACCCACCACCTGCAGGCGATGAAGGCCTCCGGCGACCGCTGGAGCATGCTCACCGCCTACGACTACTCGAGCGCGCGCATCTTCGAGGAGGCCGGCATCCCCGTCCTGCTCGTGGGCGACTCGGCCGCCAACGTCGTCTACGGCTACGACACCACGGTGCACATCGACATCGCGGAGCTCATCCCCCTGGTGCGCGGCGTGGTCCGCGGCGCCCCCAATGCACTCGTGGTCGCCGACCTGCCGTTCGGCACCTACGAGATCTCTCCGCAGCAGGCCGTCGAGACCGCTGTCCGCTTCATGCGCGAGGGCCAGGCCAACGCGGTCAAGCTCGAGGGCGGCGAGCGTGTCGCCCCGCAGATCGCCGCCATCACCGCCGCCGGTATCCCCGTGATGGCGCACATCGGCTTCACCCCGCAGAGCGTCAACGGACTCGGTGGTTTTCGCGTGCAGGGCCGCGGCGACGCGTCCGAGCAGCTCGTGGCCGACGCCATCGCCGTCCAGGAGGCCGGAGCCTTCGCCGTCGTCATGGAAATGGTGCCCGCCGATCTCGCCGGCCAGGTGACGCGCAAGCTGACGATCCCCACCGTCGGCATCGGTGCCGGTCCGGAGTGCGACGCCCAGGTTCTCGTCTGGCAGGACATGGCCGGTTTCACCAGCGGTCGCACCGCCAAGTTCGTCAAGCGTTTCGGCGACGTCGGCGACCAGCTGCGCGCTGCGGCGTCGACCTACGCCGCCGAGGTGCGGTCGGGGGCCTTCCCCGCGCAGGAGCACAGCTTCTAG
- a CDS encoding alpha/beta hydrolase yields the protein MSSRRASVRLAVSLSVLAVLAAACGSDVGGTPTDDEGGSVPVTTTETRADQPSTLDAFRAQRVTWGSCEGFVTDGSELDPSLQCGRVTVPIDYDDPAGPTASLALSRSAATGEKVGSMLVNPGGPGASGLSTATVARGTAVESSFDVIGFDPRGIGASVPAVRCDTPREFDAERADNDVDTSPAGITETEKENQDYAARCAERNDPVLLEHLTSADVARDMDVVRSVLGDDQLTYLGFSYGTRLGYTYAELFPENVRAMVLDGALDPAANAADEVVAQGAGFQSVFDAFAADCAGRSDCPLGTDPAGDVGSFRALVDPLVDRPASTELTGPEGARSLSYDDAVTGVQQALYSTELWGPLRRGLTQLENGQGDILLSLADLYNGRLSDGTYSNTNDAFTAVRCVDDPRVTDRAEEGALDARFRAAAPFLDDGRGNGTAPLEPCAFWPVPSAADPGPVSIPGLAPTVVVSTTDDPATPYEAGVALAAQLGSSLITYEGNQHTASFAGIACIDDAVSAYLVDLTPPPAGLRC from the coding sequence GTGTCCTCCCGTCGCGCGTCCGTCCGTCTCGCCGTCTCCCTCTCGGTTCTCGCGGTGCTGGCCGCGGCGTGCGGCTCCGATGTCGGCGGCACTCCCACCGACGACGAGGGTGGGTCCGTGCCCGTCACGACGACGGAGACGCGTGCCGATCAACCGTCGACGCTGGACGCGTTTCGGGCGCAGCGTGTCACGTGGGGATCGTGCGAGGGATTCGTGACCGACGGGTCCGAGCTGGACCCGAGCCTGCAGTGCGGCCGGGTGACCGTGCCGATCGACTACGACGATCCGGCCGGGCCCACCGCCTCACTGGCGCTGTCCCGGTCGGCGGCGACGGGGGAGAAGGTGGGCTCGATGCTCGTCAACCCCGGCGGACCCGGCGCGTCGGGCCTCTCGACTGCGACGGTGGCGCGGGGTACCGCCGTCGAATCGTCCTTCGACGTCATCGGATTCGACCCTCGGGGCATCGGTGCGTCGGTGCCGGCGGTGCGCTGCGACACTCCGCGGGAGTTCGACGCCGAGCGTGCGGACAACGACGTGGACACCTCGCCCGCCGGCATCACCGAGACCGAGAAGGAGAATCAGGACTACGCCGCGCGGTGCGCCGAGCGCAACGATCCGGTGTTGCTCGAACACCTCACGTCGGCCGACGTCGCGCGGGACATGGACGTCGTCCGGTCGGTGCTCGGCGACGATCAGCTGACGTATCTCGGATTTTCGTACGGGACGCGGCTGGGCTACACCTACGCCGAACTCTTCCCCGAGAACGTGCGCGCGATGGTGCTCGACGGCGCTCTCGACCCCGCTGCGAACGCGGCCGACGAGGTGGTCGCCCAGGGCGCAGGCTTCCAGTCGGTGTTCGACGCCTTCGCGGCCGACTGCGCGGGACGGTCCGACTGTCCACTCGGTACCGACCCGGCGGGAGACGTGGGTTCCTTCCGGGCCCTGGTCGATCCGTTGGTGGACCGGCCCGCGAGCACCGAGCTCACCGGGCCGGAGGGTGCCCGCTCGCTGAGCTACGACGACGCCGTGACCGGAGTGCAGCAGGCGCTCTACAGCACCGAACTGTGGGGACCGTTGCGGCGCGGTCTGACTCAGCTGGAGAACGGCCAGGGCGACATCCTGCTCTCGCTCGCCGATCTCTACAACGGGCGCCTGAGCGACGGCACGTACAGCAACACCAACGACGCGTTCACCGCCGTGCGGTGCGTCGACGATCCGCGGGTGACCGACCGGGCGGAGGAGGGCGCGCTCGACGCCCGGTTCCGCGCCGCCGCGCCGTTCCTGGACGACGGCCGGGGCAACGGCACCGCGCCGCTCGAGCCGTGCGCCTTCTGGCCGGTCCCCTCGGCAGCCGACCCGGGGCCGGTCTCGATACCGGGACTCGCACCGACCGTGGTGGTCTCGACCACCGACGATCCCGCCACCCCGTACGAGGCCGGGGTCGCTCTGGCCGCGCAGCTGGGCTCGTCGCTGATCACCTACGAGGGAAATCAGCACACCGCCTCGTTCGCCGGGATCGCCTGCATCGACGACGCCGTGTCCGCCTACCTCGTCGACCTGACGCCTCCACCAGCAGGTCTGCGCTGCTGA
- the glnA gene encoding type I glutamate--ammonia ligase has translation MDRQKEFVLRTLEERDIRFVRLWFTDVLGYLKSVAIAPAELEGAFEEGIGFDGSAIEGFSRVSEADTVAKPDPTTFQILPWTTSKGEQHSARMFCDIAMPDGSPSWADSRHVLRRQLSKAADLGFSCYVHPEIEFFLCKELPDDGRPPVPADNGGYFDQAVHDEAPNFRRHAIDALESMGISVEFSHHEAAPGQQEIDLRYADALSMADNVMTFRYLVKEVAIDEGVRATFMPKPFSDQAGSAMHTHMSLFEGETNAFHNPDDPMQLSETGKAFIAGILEHANEISAVTNQWVNSYKRLIHGGEAPTAASWGPSNRSALVRVPMYTPNKASSRRVEIRSPDSACNPYLTFAVLLAAGLRGVEKGYTLPPEAEEDVWSLTSAERRAMGYRELPSSLNEALAAMEGSELVAEALGEHVFDYFLRNKRREWESYRSHVTPFELKTYLGL, from the coding sequence ATGGATCGCCAAAAGGAATTCGTGCTTCGCACTCTGGAGGAGCGCGACATCCGGTTCGTCCGTCTGTGGTTCACGGACGTGCTCGGCTACCTCAAGTCCGTGGCCATCGCTCCGGCCGAACTCGAGGGCGCGTTCGAGGAGGGCATCGGCTTCGACGGCTCGGCGATCGAGGGCTTCTCGCGAGTCTCCGAGGCCGACACCGTGGCCAAGCCCGACCCCACGACGTTCCAAATCCTGCCCTGGACCACCAGCAAGGGCGAGCAGCACTCCGCCCGCATGTTCTGCGACATCGCGATGCCCGACGGGTCGCCGTCCTGGGCCGATTCCCGGCACGTGCTGCGTCGCCAGCTCTCCAAGGCCGCAGACCTCGGATTCAGCTGCTACGTGCATCCCGAGATCGAGTTCTTCCTGTGCAAGGAACTGCCCGACGACGGTCGGCCCCCCGTCCCCGCGGACAACGGCGGCTACTTCGACCAGGCCGTCCACGACGAGGCGCCGAACTTCCGGCGTCACGCCATCGACGCCCTCGAGTCCATGGGCATCTCGGTGGAGTTCAGCCACCACGAGGCCGCGCCGGGTCAGCAGGAGATCGACCTGCGCTACGCCGACGCCCTGTCCATGGCCGACAACGTGATGACCTTCCGCTACCTCGTCAAGGAGGTCGCGATCGACGAGGGCGTGCGTGCGACGTTCATGCCCAAGCCGTTCAGCGATCAGGCCGGCTCGGCCATGCACACGCACATGAGTCTGTTCGAGGGCGAGACCAACGCCTTCCACAACCCGGACGACCCCATGCAGTTGTCCGAGACCGGCAAGGCCTTCATCGCGGGCATCCTCGAGCACGCCAACGAGATCAGCGCGGTCACCAACCAGTGGGTCAACTCCTACAAGCGTCTGATCCACGGCGGCGAGGCCCCCACGGCGGCGTCCTGGGGTCCGTCGAATCGCTCTGCGCTGGTACGCGTTCCGATGTACACGCCGAACAAGGCGTCGTCTCGCCGCGTCGAGATCCGCAGCCCCGACTCGGCGTGCAACCCGTACCTCACCTTCGCCGTGCTGCTCGCGGCCGGACTGCGCGGTGTGGAGAAGGGGTACACGCTGCCGCCCGAGGCCGAGGAGGACGTGTGGTCGTTGACCTCCGCCGAACGCCGCGCCATGGGCTACCGGGAGCTGCCCAGCAGCCTCAACGAGGCGCTCGCCGCCATGGAGGGCTCCGAGCTGGTGGCCGAGGCGCTCGGCGAGCACGTCTTCGACTACTTCCTGCGCAACAAGCGTCGTGAGTGGGAGTCGTACCGTTCGCACGTGACGCCATTCGAGCTCAAGACCTACCTGGGTCTGTAG